GCTTCGTCAAGTTGTTCAAAGCATCACGATTGTACAGAATCCAACTTCTCTTCGTCAGTTAAACATGATGGGGCAGATGGGACTCCGGCTACTAATATTACAGGTGGCAGGTTATCCAATTTAATAAGTAGCAAGGAAGGTAGAAAAATCATTAGCATGCCCCAGAACAGTGTAAAATCTGCTGGCAGCACTTGGGAATCAGCTAGTACTCATGCAGAAAAGGAAGAACATGCTCAAATTAATGGCAAGATTCAGAAATTGTGCTCTGGTGTATCGTCATTGAGTGTGCATGGAACACTCCAGGGCAAGTCATCGGGTGCTCCAGTGTCTACTTTTTGCATCTCTGATCCAGGATGGATGGGATCAACGGGGTGTCAGGATTTACTGGAACGATCATGTGTGGGGAACTATAAAGAGTCTTCGCCTTCGACAGTGGTCAGCAATGTTGTATCCAATAGGGACAGGGAGGTCTTTGTACAGACTGATCAATTGCCAACTTTGCATTCTCAAGTTGAAGAAGATGTATTGTGCTTcaataatcaaaataatcaaagactTGAAGATCCAGAAGTCTTTGATTACTCAACTTCTTTCTCTAGTTCTGGAAATCTGTCTCATGTGTCAAATTGTGCCACATCTCATTCTTCACAGCATGGTGAGGTGTTTGACATCAATAATTTAAGTGCCGGTCAAATACCTATAGATAGTAATATAAAAGGAAGAGGTTCAGCAATATCTACTCGATACCTTGAAAAGATGGTAAATGATTGTGCTGATTTGGATAGAATATCTGGAGTTAGAGAGAGGCAAATTGAAATGTTGCAAGGCGATGGATCTAAAGTTGAGATGCATGATTCTTTAAAAGCAGGTGAAGGCAGTATAATCTCCAATATCTTGTCTCTCGATTTTGATTCGTGGAGTGACTCGTTGACCTCACCTCAGCATTTGGCTAATCTATTGGGTGAATCGGACAAGCATGAAGGTTCTGTTAGATCTTCGAGTTaccgaaaagttcaaaacagcAACCAGTCCAGGTTCTCTTTTGCTGGACAAGAGGAGTCAATTACTCATGCATTCGATGTTGACCTCCCTTTTACTATCACTGAGCAGATTCCTGAAAACAGATCTCTTGATGAAGATTTTGGCAAAAATTGTCGGTCATACTTGCATAATCCTGTGGTTGGTAGTGGGTCTCTTTTGAGATTTGAGGAGCTAGGCAATCGTGCTACCTCTCAATCAGTTCTTTCACCTGGTAAGACTCCTGGTGAGTTCTGATTGCTCCTGTTCCAtttgaaagtgtttttttttaatttatatatataaatatataaatttcaTTTCTGTATTATGAATTTTGCCATATTAGTTTGCTATACGAACTTACTGATGTCCCTGCGCAATACTTGTGATCTTTCCTGAAGCTTAGGAGGTTATTGTCTGCCTTGATGAGTCCATGGTCACTCTATTTGGATGCATATTGTGCTGTGACATGCCAATAGAACCTAAATCCATGTGAGGAGACGATGAGGAAAGATGTGGAGTATTTAGAGCTTATGAGAACAGTGGTTTAATGGATTCAGATTGCCAACCCCATTTAGTGAGATTGCGTATGTTATTATTGTCGTTGTATGCCGATAGGATAGGCCATTAATTaatcatgaaaattttcttagAGCTTGCTTGCGCTTCTTATATCTTGTACTTATGATTTTCCCACTTCAAATAGTAAGCCCAACTGGAAAAACCTATTGTGATACATGAAACTACTATTTCATTTCAAGATTGTTCCTGCAGTGTCAATGTTCACATTCTAGAGATGCAGATAGTGATTATGATCTCAAGAATGTCCTAGGGAGCATATAGCTGGAAATATTGCATGAATTTGGAGAAATGAAATGTAGGATGCTAAATTCTGGGATTGTTTATGAGTTAGATCAATTTGGTGCTTTTTCCAGTGAGGCTTTGTTGGGTTCCTTTTTATGGGTGTACTTAATTGGTTCTCCTTTGCATTAAAAGGttcttttgtaagttttatttGTTAGAAACATTTCTTTATTCATAAAAAGTGGTCAGATTCTGTTTTTCCTGTTCGGTTTGGTCCGTTCATGTCACTGCTTAGGTTGgtcctccattttctcctttcaGACAGGTCCTCTTTTTATCTAGTTTCTTTGTATATGCTCGCTTAGTTTCTCCTTATATTATGTTTGGCTCTCTGTGGTCATGAAGGCAATAGCTTTACAGCATTGTGAAGGCAAAATCAATAGTTGTTGTCCAAGATTCAAGTTTAATTGCTTAAAGCACGCATTTATCATTGCTTCCACTTATTCCATGGCTTTGCTTCACGTTGTTCTTTAATCTGTTTGTGTTCCCTTGCATGTTCATggcttcaaaaatttcaagttgTCTGTTACTGGTTATTAGGTTTTCATATAGCTagtgaagcttttttttttttaatgattaacCAATCATGCCCATTCTCACTTCCTGAATTTCATGCTTTTGACTTTAAGTTCATCATGTGGAAGACATTTTCCATACTGCATGTGATATGGTCTTAGCTCTCTAATTAACTCAACTGCTGTCATTATCCTAGACAAATTTTTGCTATTGCAAGCTGAGGTTCATGGTTGTGCAaaaacctttttgtagaacttTTTGAAGATGGCTTAAATTGTACAATTACTTTCTGTCAACGACTAAAGAGTTACGGCCAGTTTCCCTGGTGTTGGTTTACTTGAATTATATGAGTTCTTGTGATTTCTGCTGGTGTCTGGTTGATGATGCTTAAGAAAGATAAATTTGGTTGTATGTGCTACACTATGCATAGGATGCCTCTACAAACATAATTTTATGTTGACTGTTTATTTCCTGAATTCAAAAGGTTCCACTTGTTTATATCTTCTGCTATAAATATGTTTTGTTGCTGTAGTGCTTTTTGGGTGCTTAGTAGCTTCCTGACTTTCTCGTTTTACTACTAGTAGGTTCAAGATCTCAGATTTCAGCTCCGCCTGGTTTCACAGTTCCCAATAAAGCACCTCCTCCAGGGTTTTCTTCTCACGAGAGAACTGATAGAAATTTCAACCCTTTTTTGGGTGAGTTATTATGTGATTCAGCGAGTTCCTTTTAGCACTTTTGTGCTTGAAATAACTgccatatatttttctttctcagtGAACCATTCGCCTGACATCAACTTGTTGAGAAATTCATGTCAGTCACAACCAAACGCAAGTGTCAGCAGTACAGGCGACATTGAGTTCATGGATCCTGCTATTTTAGCTGTTGGCAGAGGGATGATTCAAGGTGGTTTCAGCAGCCCAGCATTCGATCTCGGGTCATTATCTCAACAACCGAATACTTTTGACGGTGATTCTGGACATAATTTATTGATGAAAAGATCTTTTCCTGCACACTCGAATTTACGATATGAGATGAGCGCTGGTTATACTTCCCTTAATGATTCCTTTGACATTGCTTCGAGGTTTTTTGATCAGTCGCAAATGGGAAATGTATCATCTTACACACAGCTTTCTCTGGAAAGGGGTATGTCTAATGGCCACTGGAGTGGTTGGAACACCATTCCTGGTGGAGATGGTCTGGTTGTGGCTGAGCTGCTTAGAAATGAGAGGCTTGGAATCAATAAGATCTACGACAATCTTGAGAATCAGAAGTATTGCATGCCTAGTTCAGGGGATCTGTATAACAGATCATTTGGGATGTGATTTCCATCAGGCGCAATGTTTGCTGATTGTTTGTGAGGGCTGTTATTTATCCATTTTGTGCAAGATAGTACCTTACTTGAGATGGGACCGAATCTCGACTGCTCTCGCTGGGCTTATCGAGGGATTGAACTTTAGATGTTTGGTGGTCTTCATTCTCTGGAGGTAAATAAATGTACAGCATTTGAACAAGAATTATTCTTTGGACCCAATACTGTTGGAGTGTTGGACTTTATGTGCGCATGCTTCTGAGGAGTGAGGACTCATAAGTtgcaaaaaatgtttttccttGCATCCAAATGTATATTTTCTTAGCATATATGTAATCTTTTCTTCCTTGTTATGAGGCACATATGCATATATCTTCTTCCTGGAATCCAAATGCATTTTCTATTGGTATGTTGTCTTTTCCACCCCCAATAACCTGTttctttccccccctttttttttggttgggtgaTTGCAGGTGATTTCTGTTGTGGAATATGTGCCAAACACAGATTAAGCAGTGCAGTGCGCTGTGTGATCAACCTGGCAGGTTAGTTCACGAGTGCCCTGCTGCTCATCACTCTGTCAATAGACGCAGATATTGATCTCAATCTTGTCTCGGGTAACATTTTATTTGGAGCAATAATGCAACAGGAAATATCGAGTAGGAAATGGACTGAGAATGAGTGTTCTCGTTGGTGTTCGATTTTTACTTCGATTGGCCGGCTTGAGCACTTCCTCTTGGCCTTCTTATCACCGTCATCAGTTAATCTGGATTTCTGATGGTAGTTCATGCCCAAGCTACTTCTTGGTTCTGCAGTCTTAGGGAGTGATGCGCTGCAGTTCAGTTTTTGCTATTAGCTCCTTGTTATACCAGTGGAACGGATGGAAATTCTTGTCAGTTTGTTCACGTTTATGTTAAATTCATTAACCTCATTGTAAAGACCGATTCAGTACCAGTTGAGTTCACTTTGTTGTATTGCTGACATCAATATGTTGCGGAATCAGTctttaaaacattttcttcGCTTCGATATATCAGGAATCATCTTTCGACCATCCTTTTACGTGGCAATTGGAAATTCGTATTTTAGCAAAAGCAAAAATGTCGAGTGATGACAGTACCTAGTAAGTACGAGGTTTCTGTGAGAGTTCAGCAACAAACGAGGTTCCGGAGGCCCTGAGTTCGTGATCTTAAACAATAATGGCCTAGGACCTGATCTCGTTTTAGTTATAAAATGAACTTTCGTGCTTGAGTCGTACATCTGGACCAGAGATGTCAAACAAGCCGGCCGCGGCCCATTTTTGTTAATGGGCCCTGTTGGGCTGAGCCATTTCATGTCCTGGCCGTTTTCTACAATTCTCTTGGGCCCATAAACGGTGGCCCACCTTTACATTTCAGTCATCGGCCACTAATACAACAATAGCGTGTGGAATGTTCAGTTCAACTGGGAGTGAGTGACCACGCTAATGTGTGTGCATATATATTCGTGACTCCTTCGTTAGACCCAGTTATCAAGTCAAATCCGGCCTATAATCGCTCTTTCTGGCGAACGATAGCTTTAAAACTCTTCGAGAGGGTAGGTACGAGTATGCGCTGTTCTTTCTCTCCCGCCTAATAAGTACCTCCAGGAAATGAGGACCGAAAATATTCCCGCCTAATAGCTTTAAAAAATTGCACTCTGGTTTTTGTAGGCGTCCACTCCTGTAGTAAGTTGATTAAATCGTAACGTGGCACACTGCTTGCAACTAAAGTGGAACAGTAATTATCTGACTCTCCAGATAGAGACCAGCGGGGCGACATCAACTTGGTCCAACATGGGGAGCAAATAGTACGTCTAAGCATGAATGATATTACGAGGGGaatcaaaatgatttttgcCTTTCGTGTCACTATATCTTCGCAAAACAATTGCGTGTTAAGGAGTCAGAATACAAATCCCATGAGTGCGAAGTCAACCCAAACGATAGAGGAAACTATGAAGACCGGGATATTAGTTGTTTTTGCCCTAGGTTCATCATAGAGAAGAAACTTATGTCGGTGGCCATGGAGACGTCAGCTGATAGTTGCATCGAGAGGAATTGGAGGCGACTGTATCGGAAGCAGGGAGACGAGACAGTGGTGATGCAAGCATGGCAGCGGAGCAAGGAGGGACTGAATATGGGAATCCTGATGATGCTGCAGTCGAGCACGGTGGCATTGGAGCGGCACTGGTACTGACTTGGTCACGCATTGGCCAGACCCAGTGCAATCCTTGTGAGGAAGGGACTTCATTTCTCTGCTCAATATCTCTATCCTGCATGACCAGTGCAAATTCCATCATGATTAGGACTAGACAGAAATTTCGAGAAGCCTTTTCATCACCATTGGTCCTTGACTCTGCAATTTGTTATCTCATGGCATCATTCCAAGTACTCAGATATCCAGGTTTACCACCAGAAGATCTGAGCTCATGAATggacaaaaattgggaatagTCTCTTGTATACTGAATGCACTGTCGAGCAGTTCAATTAGATCAATGGCCAAACATTAAAAAAACCTGAAATTTGCAACCTGACAAGTAGCACAAGGTCCTATTGCTATCTGCACAACTTTGGTCACAACAAATGTGATGGTATTTCGGAGAACGAAACACGCAGTAGATCTTTTCAGAGAGTCAATCCTTAGATATTTTCTAGAGAAGTCAAA
The genomic region above belongs to Rhodamnia argentea isolate NSW1041297 chromosome 6, ASM2092103v1, whole genome shotgun sequence and contains:
- the LOC115752190 gene encoding uncharacterized protein LOC115752190 isoform X3; translated protein: MCDEGEKTCPLCAEEMDLTDQQLKPCKCGYEICVWCWHHIMDMAEKDETEGRCPACRAPYDKEKIVGMATNCERLVAEINTERKTRSQKAKIKSSEGRKQLGSVRVIQRNLVYIVGLPLNLADEDILQRREYFGQYGKVLKVSMSRTATGAIQQFPNNTCSVYITFSKEEEAVCCIQSVHGYVLDGRPLRACFGTTKYCHAWLRNAPCTNPDCLYLHETGSQEDSFTKDEIISAYTRTRVQQMTGNGRCMQRRIGSVLPPPFDDNCNISLPSATKPNINNASNDLTNVVKVSLPNGTTARLATLPAAASWGQCAQAAIPECSDRPYKEKSEMASGVPTTVVGADAAPHSKLHVDGVKKPPLNDQNRMATDIILASSSCSKHHDCTESNFSSSVKHDGADGTPATNITGGRLSNLISSKEGRKIISMPQNSVKSAGSTWESASTHAEKEEHAQINGKIQKLCSGVSSLSVHGTLQGKSSGAPVSTFCISDPGWMGSTGCQDLLERSCVGNYKESSPSTVVSNVVSNRDREVFVQTDQLPTLHSQVEEDVLCFNNQNNQRLEDPEVFDYSTSFSSSGNLSHVSNCATSHSSQHGEVFDINNLSAGQIPIDSNIKGRGSAISTRYLEKMVNDCADLDRISGVRERQIEMLQGDGSKVEMHDSLKAGEGSIISNILSLDFDSWSDSLTSPQHLANLLGESDKHEGSVRSSSYRKVQNSNQSRFSFAGQEESITHAFDVDLPFTITEQIPENRSLDEDFGKNCRSYLHNPVVGSGSLLRFEELGNRATSQSVLSPVGSRSQISAPPGFTVPNKAPPPGFSSHERTDRNFNPFLVNHSPDINLLRNSCQSQPNASVSSTGDIEFMDPAILAVGRGMIQGGFSSPAFDLGSLSQQPNTFDGDSGHNLLMKRSFPAHSNLRYEMSAGYTSLNDSFDIASRFFDQSQMGNVSSYTQLSLERGMSNGHWSGWNTIPGGDGLVVAELLRNERLGINKIYDNLENQKYCMPSSGDLYNRSFGM
- the LOC115752190 gene encoding uncharacterized protein LOC115752190 isoform X2, with product MCDEGEKTCPLCAEEMDLTDQQLKPCKCGYEICVWCWHHIMDMAEKDETEGRCPACRAPYDKEKIVGMATNCERLVAEINTERKTRSQKAKIKSSEGRKQLGSVRVIQRNLVYIVGLPLNLADEDILQRREYFGQYGKVLKVSMSRTATGAIQQFPNNTCSVYITFSKEEEAVCCIQSVHGYVLDGRPLRACFGTTKYCHAWLRNAPCTNPDCLYLHETGSQEDSFTKDEIISAYTRTRVQQMTGNGRCMQRRIGSVLPPPFDDNCNISLPSATKPNINNASNDLTNVVKVSLPNGTTARLATLPAAASWGQCAQAAIPECSDRPYKEKSEMASGVPTTVVGADAAPHSKLHVDGVKKPPLNDQNRMATDIILASSSCSKHHDCTESNFSSSVKHDGADGTPATNITGGRLSNLISSKEGRKIISMPQNSVKSAGSTWESASTHAEKEEHAQINGKIQKLCSGVSSLSVHGTLQGKSSGAPVSTFCISDPGWMGSTGCQDLLERSCVGNYKESSPSTVVSNVVSNRDREVFVQTDQLPTLHSQVEEDVLCFNNQNNQRLEDPEVFDYSTSFSSSGNLSHVSNCATSHSSQHGEVFDINNLSAGQIPIDSNIKGRGSAISTRYLEKMVNDCADLDRISGVRERQIEMLQGDGSKVEMHDSLKAGEGSIISNILSLDFDSWSDSLTSPQHLANLLGESDKHEGSVRSSSYRKVQNSNQSRFSFAGQEESITHAFDVDLPFTITEQIPENRSLDEDFGKNCRSYLHNPVVGSGSLLRFEELGNRATSQSVLSPGKTPGSRSQISAPPGFTVPNKAPPPGFSSHERTDRNFNPFLVNHSPDINLLRNSCQSQPNASVSSTGDIEFMDPAILAVGRGMIQGGFSSPAFDLGSLSQQPNTFDGDSGHNLLMKRSFPAHSNLRYEMSAGYTSLNDSFDIASRFFDQSQMGNVSSYTQLSLERGMSNGHWSGWNTIPGGDGLVVAELLRNERLGINKIYDNLENQKYCMPSSGDLYNRSFGM
- the LOC115752190 gene encoding uncharacterized protein LOC115752190 isoform X4 translates to MCDEGEKTCPLCAEEMDLTDQQLKPCKCGYEICVWCWHHIMDMAEKDETEGRCPACRAPYDKEKIVGMATNCERLVAEINTERKTRSQKAKIKSSEGRKQLGSVRVIQRNLVYIVGLPLNLADEDILQRREYFGQYGKVLKVSMSRTATGAIQQFPNNTCSVYITFSKEEEAVCCIQSVHGYVLDGRPLRACFGTTKYCHAWLRNAPCTNPDCLYLHETGSQEDSFTKDEIISAYTRTRVQQMTGNGRCMQRRIGSVLPPPFDDNCNISLPSATKPNINNASNDLTNVVKVSLPNGTTARLATLPAAASWGQCAQAAIPECSDRPYKEKSEMASGVPTTVVGADAAPHSKLHVDGVKKPPLNDQNRMATDIILASSSCSKHHDCTESNFSSSVKHDGADGTPATNITGGRLSNLISSKEGRKIISMPQNSVKSAGSTWESASTHAEKEEHAQINGKIQKLCSGVSSLSVHGTLQGKSSGAPVSTFCISDPGWMGSTGCQDLLERSCVGNYKESSPSTVVSNVVSNRDREVFVQTDQLPTLHSQVEEDVLCFNNQNNQRLEDPEVFDYSTSFSSSGNLSHVSNCATSHSSQHGEVFDINNLSAGQIPIDSNIKGRGSAISTRYLEKMVNDCADLDRISGVRERQIEMLQGDGSKVEMHDSLKAGEGSIISNILSLDFDSWSDSLTSPQHLANLLGESDKHEGSVRSSSYRKVQNSNQSRFSFAGQEESITHAFDVDLPFTITEQIPENRSLDEDFGKNCRSYLHNPVVGSGSLLRFEELGNRATSQSVLSPGSRSQISAPPGFTVPNKAPPPGFSSHERTDRNFNPFLVNHSPDINLLRNSCQSQPNASVSSTGDIEFMDPAILAVGRGMIQGGFSSPAFDLGSLSQQPNTFDGDSGHNLLMKRSFPAHSNLRYEMSAGYTSLNDSFDIASRFFDQSQMGNVSSYTQLSLERGMSNGHWSGWNTIPGGDGLVVAELLRNERLGINKIYDNLENQKYCMPSSGDLYNRSFGM
- the LOC115752190 gene encoding uncharacterized protein LOC115752190 isoform X6; translated protein: MKIYITFSKEEEAVCCIQSVHGYVLDGRPLRACFGTTKYCHAWLRNAPCTNPDCLYLHETGSQEDSFTKDEIISAYTRTRVQQMTGNGRCMQRRIGSVLPPPFDDNCNISLPSATKPNINNASNDLTNVVKVSLPNGTTARLATLPAAASWGQCAQAAIPECSDRPYKEKSEMASGVPTTVVGADAAPHSKLHVDGVKKPPLNDQNRMATDIILASSSCSKHHDCTESNFSSSVKHDGADGTPATNITGGRLSNLISSKEGRKIISMPQNSVKSAGSTWESASTHAEKEEHAQINGKIQKLCSGVSSLSVHGTLQGKSSGAPVSTFCISDPGWMGSTGCQDLLERSCVGNYKESSPSTVVSNVVSNRDREVFVQTDQLPTLHSQVEEDVLCFNNQNNQRLEDPEVFDYSTSFSSSGNLSHVSNCATSHSSQHGEVFDINNLSAGQIPIDSNIKGRGSAISTRYLEKMVNDCADLDRISGVRERQIEMLQGDGSKVEMHDSLKAGEGSIISNILSLDFDSWSDSLTSPQHLANLLGESDKHEGSVRSSSYRKVQNSNQSRFSFAGQEESITHAFDVDLPFTITEQIPENRSLDEDFGKNCRSYLHNPVVGSGSLLRFEELGNRATSQSVLSPGKTPVGSRSQISAPPGFTVPNKAPPPGFSSHERTDRNFNPFLVNHSPDINLLRNSCQSQPNASVSSTGDIEFMDPAILAVGRGMIQGGFSSPAFDLGSLSQQPNTFDGDSGHNLLMKRSFPAHSNLRYEMSAGYTSLNDSFDIASRFFDQSQMGNVSSYTQLSLERGMSNGHWSGWNTIPGGDGLVVAELLRNERLGINKIYDNLENQKYCMPSSGDLYNRSFGM
- the LOC115752190 gene encoding uncharacterized protein LOC115752190 isoform X5, whose translation is MCDEGEKTCPLCAEEMDLTDQQLKPCKCGYEICVWCWHHIMDMAEKDETEGRCPACRAPYDKEKIVGMATNCERLVAEINTERKTRSQKAKIKSSEGRKQLGSVRVIQRNLVYIVGLPLNLADEDILQRREYFGQYGKVLKVSMSRTATGAIQQFPNNTCSVYITFSKEEEAVCCIQSVHGYVLDGRPLRACFGTTKYCHAWLRNAPCTNPDCLYLHETGSQEDSFTKDEIISAYTRTRVQQMTGNGRCMQRRIGSVLPPPFDDNCNISLPSATKPNINNASNDLTNVVKVSLPNGTTARGQCAQAAIPECSDRPYKEKSEMASGVPTTVVGADAAPHSKLHVDGVKKPPLNDQNRMATDIILASSSCSKHHDCTESNFSSSVKHDGADGTPATNITGGRLSNLISSKEGRKIISMPQNSVKSAGSTWESASTHAEKEEHAQINGKIQKLCSGVSSLSVHGTLQGKSSGAPVSTFCISDPGWMGSTGCQDLLERSCVGNYKESSPSTVVSNVVSNRDREVFVQTDQLPTLHSQVEEDVLCFNNQNNQRLEDPEVFDYSTSFSSSGNLSHVSNCATSHSSQHGEVFDINNLSAGQIPIDSNIKGRGSAISTRYLEKMVNDCADLDRISGVRERQIEMLQGDGSKVEMHDSLKAGEGSIISNILSLDFDSWSDSLTSPQHLANLLGESDKHEGSVRSSSYRKVQNSNQSRFSFAGQEESITHAFDVDLPFTITEQIPENRSLDEDFGKNCRSYLHNPVVGSGSLLRFEELGNRATSQSVLSPGKTPVGSRSQISAPPGFTVPNKAPPPGFSSHERTDRNFNPFLVNHSPDINLLRNSCQSQPNASVSSTGDIEFMDPAILAVGRGMIQGGFSSPAFDLGSLSQQPNTFDGDSGHNLLMKRSFPAHSNLRYEMSAGYTSLNDSFDIASRFFDQSQMGNVSSYTQLSLERGMSNGHWSGWNTIPGGDGLVVAELLRNERLGINKIYDNLENQKYCMPSSGDLYNRSFGM
- the LOC115752190 gene encoding uncharacterized protein LOC115752190 isoform X1: MCDEGEKTCPLCAEEMDLTDQQLKPCKCGYEICVWCWHHIMDMAEKDETEGRCPACRAPYDKEKIVGMATNCERLVAEINTERKTRSQKAKIKSSEGRKQLGSVRVIQRNLVYIVGLPLNLADEDILQRREYFGQYGKVLKVSMSRTATGAIQQFPNNTCSVYITFSKEEEAVCCIQSVHGYVLDGRPLRACFGTTKYCHAWLRNAPCTNPDCLYLHETGSQEDSFTKDEIISAYTRTRVQQMTGNGRCMQRRIGSVLPPPFDDNCNISLPSATKPNINNASNDLTNVVKVSLPNGTTARLATLPAAASWGQCAQAAIPECSDRPYKEKSEMASGVPTTVVGADAAPHSKLHVDGVKKPPLNDQNRMATDIILASSSCSKHHDCTESNFSSSVKHDGADGTPATNITGGRLSNLISSKEGRKIISMPQNSVKSAGSTWESASTHAEKEEHAQINGKIQKLCSGVSSLSVHGTLQGKSSGAPVSTFCISDPGWMGSTGCQDLLERSCVGNYKESSPSTVVSNVVSNRDREVFVQTDQLPTLHSQVEEDVLCFNNQNNQRLEDPEVFDYSTSFSSSGNLSHVSNCATSHSSQHGEVFDINNLSAGQIPIDSNIKGRGSAISTRYLEKMVNDCADLDRISGVRERQIEMLQGDGSKVEMHDSLKAGEGSIISNILSLDFDSWSDSLTSPQHLANLLGESDKHEGSVRSSSYRKVQNSNQSRFSFAGQEESITHAFDVDLPFTITEQIPENRSLDEDFGKNCRSYLHNPVVGSGSLLRFEELGNRATSQSVLSPGKTPVGSRSQISAPPGFTVPNKAPPPGFSSHERTDRNFNPFLVNHSPDINLLRNSCQSQPNASVSSTGDIEFMDPAILAVGRGMIQGGFSSPAFDLGSLSQQPNTFDGDSGHNLLMKRSFPAHSNLRYEMSAGYTSLNDSFDIASRFFDQSQMGNVSSYTQLSLERGMSNGHWSGWNTIPGGDGLVVAELLRNERLGINKIYDNLENQKYCMPSSGDLYNRSFGM